A genomic window from Chrysoperla carnea chromosome 3, inChrCarn1.1, whole genome shotgun sequence includes:
- the LOC123296514 gene encoding transcription initiation factor TFIID subunit 4 isoform X2 — translation MASAKFLEEALRSDVDESAVNAIVGSLEDQLVTSSPVVSSHQTISSVINQNHLNSAISNGGNTQKHGVANGESVIDSNKINSSSHIQTTITSNAVSTVVASMSGGAQSIPNSFINQLSTNVSSAQLSNMSKTNEGIKLVYPPGTQTINNRVTFPSQTLPNGTIGLSPLSQQTVHPIQTSTTNVHKQPAIVIKTSATPGTPGLVTVPMSVTTSIVNSVGTSMPVTSMPGVMTIAKPLNNVVTAGGQQTMVATPGQQTAIIPNVQIVNVRPGTPNQGQKNMPPRVVLGSPHVIGARQGPITIQSLQQLQPGQQGHLLLKTENGQYQLLRVGPAPPTPSGALPAGATQAAASGTQQTTYRLQTVPAAPTTVTTTPTATPISTHQQQPIVPTSTTLVNSNQTISTGAPIVTQTTPKQSLDNTKEKCRKFLANLLELSSREPKNVEKNVRTLIQELIDMKVEPEEFCDRLERLLNASPQPCLIGFLKKSLPLLRQSLVLKEMVIDGIKPPPSHIVFSLANSTPSITSTVQVQTASGIRPALPTQVRLMAPGGATTVVRPGVQPRLATPTIRGQSPQPRMITTTTLRQQTPFTTNNVIVPASQPPALHPVSGAPPLFPTSGAQVRVACVRPQMQQVRQQTPNQQIRSPAPVRTATPKTTPAKPSVPSTSTKVATKEKEKKSSSFASSVNYAPDDDINDVAAMGGVNLAEETQRILGSTEFVGTQIRSCKDELFLHVGPLQQRLRQITQSHGLEDASGDIAAIVSHATQELLKNMVEKLALVAEHRIEIMKSDSRYEVTHDVRAQLKFLEELDRAERKRHDEQERELLIRAAKSRSKNEDPEQAKLKAKAKEMQRAELEELRQREANLTALQAIGRPKKKPRLDNENGSGSTQVNAGASGSGISSGRNQMPFRPRLKRANLRDLLCLLEQEKDKCKSTMLYQAYLK, via the exons ATGGCGTCAGCTAAGTTTCTCGAGGAAGCTCTTAGATCAGACGTCGACGAGTCGGCAGTGAATGCAATAGTGGGTTCATTAGAAGATCAACTAGTTACATCGTCGCCAGTAGTTTCAAGCCATCAAACAATTTCTAGTGTAATTAATCAAAATCATTTGAACAGTGCAATATCAAACGGCGGCAATACTCAGAAACATGGGGTTGCTAACGGTGAATCGGTgattgattcaaataaaataaactcatCAAGTCATATACAAACTACAATAACGTCAAATGCAGTCAGTACAGTGGTTGCTTCGATGTCAGGGGGTGCTCAGAGCATCCccaatagttttattaatcaattgtCTACAAATGTATCATCAGCCCAACTAAGTAACATGTCCAAAACAAATGAAGGTATCAAATTAGTATATCCACCAGGAACACAAACAATAAACAATCGTGTGACATTTCCTTCACAGACATTACCAAATGGAACAATAGGTTTAAGTCCGTTATCTCAACAAACAGTGCATCCGATACAGACATCTACTACGAATGTACATAAACAACCCGCGATTGTGATAAAAACTAGTGCTACCCCAGGTACACCTGGTCTTGTGACTGTACCTATGAGTGTTACAACGTCTATTGTGAATAGTGTAGGAACGTCTATGCCAGTGACAAGTATGCCCGGAGTGATGACTATTGCAAAACCTTTAAATAATGTTGTTACTGCAGGAGGTCAACAAACCATGGTAGCTACACCCGGACAACAAACTGCTATTATTCCAAATGTACAAATTGTTAATGTACGACCTGGAACACCAAATCAAGGACAAAAAAATATGCCACCAAGAGTGGTTCTTGGTAGCCCCCATGTTATTGGAGCCAGACAAGGACCG atAACAATTCAAAGTTTACAACAATTACAACCCGGACAACAGGGTCATCTCTTGCTAAAGACTGAAAATGGTCAATACCAATTGTTACGAGTTGGTCCAGCACCGCCAACACCAAGTGGTGCACTTCCAGCCGGCGCAACGCAAGCTGCTGCATCCGGTACACAACAAACAACATATCGTCTACAAACGGTACCTGCA gcACCGACAACAGTAACCACAACACCAACAGCGACACCAATTAGTACCCATCAACAACAACCTATTGTACCTACATCGACAACATTAGTAAATTCAAATCAAACAATATCAACTGGTGCGCCAATTGTTACGCAAACCACTCCAAAACAGTCTTTAGATAATACCAAAGAAAAATGTCGCAAATTTTTAGCTAATTTGCTTGAATTGTCTAGTCGTGAACCCAAgaatgttgaaaaaaatgttcgaaCATTAATTCAAGAGCTCATCGATATGAAAGTTGAGCCAGAAGAGTTTTGTGACCGACTAGAACGACTATTAAATGCATCTCCTCAACCATgtttaattggttttttaaag aaaagttTACCTCTTTTAAGACAGTCACTAGTGTTAAAAGAAATGGTAATCGATGGTATAAAGCCACCCCCTAGTCATATTGTGTTCTCTTTGGCAAATTCAACGCCTTCAATCACCAGTACGGTACAGGTACAAACGGCAAGTGGGATACGACCTGCTTTACCTACACAAGTTAGATTAATGGCACCTGGCGGAGCGACAACGGTAGTACGACCTGGTGTTCAACCACGACTGGCTACCCCTACAATCAGAGGACAAAGTCCGCAACCTCGAATGATAACAACTACAACATTGAGACAACAAACACCTTTTACTACGAATAATGTCATTGTTCCAGCATCACAACCACCAGCATTACATCCTGTGTCag gTGCACCACCATTATTTCCAACAAGTGGGGCACAAGTACGAGTTGCCTGTGTAAGACCCCAAATGCAGCAAGTGAGACAACAAACACCAAATCAACAAATACGATCACCTGCACCAGTACGAACTGCCACACCAAAAACAACACCTGCAAAACCTTCAGTGCCTTCAACATCAACAAAAGTTGCAACAAAGGAGAAAGAGAAAAAATCATCATCGTTTGCATCATCGGTGAATTATGCGCCTGATGATGATATTAATGATGTGGCCGCCATGGGTGGTGTTAATTTGGCTGAAGAAACACAGCGAATATTGGGCTCAACAGAATTTGTAGGTACACAAATACGATCTTGTAAGgatgaattatttttacatgttgGACCGTTGCAACAACGATTGCGACAAATCACACAATCACATGGTTTAGAAGATGCGTCTGGTGATATTGCAGCAATTGTATCACATGCAACgcaagaattattaaaaaatatggtcgaAAAGTTAGCATTAGTTGCAGAACATAGAATAGAAATTATGAAGAGTGATTCTAGATATgag GTAACACATGACGTGAGAgcacagttaaaatttttagaagaatTAGATCGGGCGGAGAGAAAACGACATGACGAACAGGAACGTGAACTATTAATAAGAGCAGCAAAAAGTCGTTCTAAAAATGAAGATCCTGAGCAAGCCAAATTAAAAGCAAAAGCAAAAGAAATGCAACGTGCTGAGTTAGAAGAACTTCGACAGAGGGAGGCGAATCTTACTGCTTTACAAGCTATTGGTCGTCCCAAGAAAAAACCTCGACTTGACAATGAAAATGGTAGTGGGTCCACTCAG gtTAACGCTGGCGCTAGTGGTAGTGGAATATCAAGTGGAAGAAATCAAATGCCATTCCGACCGCGATTAAAACGCGCAAACCTTAGAGATTTATTATGTTTACTCGAACAAGAGAAAGACAAATGTAAAAGTACGATGTTATATCAAGCGTATCTTAAGTGA
- the LOC123296514 gene encoding transcription initiation factor TFIID subunit 4 isoform X1, with product MASAKFLEEALRSDVDESAVNAIVGSLEDQLVTSSPVVSSHQTISSVINQNHLNSAISNGGNTQKHGVANGESVIDSNKINSSSHIQTTITSNAVSTVVASMSGGAQSIPNSFINQLSTNVSSAQLSNMSKTNEGIKLVYPPGTQTINNRVTFPSQTLPNGTIGLSPLSQQTVHPIQTSTTNVHKQPAIVIKTSATPGTPGLVTVPMSVTTSIVNSVGTSMPVTSMPGVMTIAKPLNNVVTAGGQQTMVATPGQQTAIIPNVQIVNVRPGTPNQGQKNMPPRVVLGSPHVIGARQGPITIQSLQQLQPGQQGHLLLKTENGQYQLLRVGPAPPTPSGALPAGATQAAASGTQQTTYRLQTVPAVSRLNTQFTGPPLTIRKTIVQQAPTTVTTTPTATPISTHQQQPIVPTSTTLVNSNQTISTGAPIVTQTTPKQSLDNTKEKCRKFLANLLELSSREPKNVEKNVRTLIQELIDMKVEPEEFCDRLERLLNASPQPCLIGFLKKSLPLLRQSLVLKEMVIDGIKPPPSHIVFSLANSTPSITSTVQVQTASGIRPALPTQVRLMAPGGATTVVRPGVQPRLATPTIRGQSPQPRMITTTTLRQQTPFTTNNVIVPASQPPALHPVSGAPPLFPTSGAQVRVACVRPQMQQVRQQTPNQQIRSPAPVRTATPKTTPAKPSVPSTSTKVATKEKEKKSSSFASSVNYAPDDDINDVAAMGGVNLAEETQRILGSTEFVGTQIRSCKDELFLHVGPLQQRLRQITQSHGLEDASGDIAAIVSHATQELLKNMVEKLALVAEHRIEIMKSDSRYEVTHDVRAQLKFLEELDRAERKRHDEQERELLIRAAKSRSKNEDPEQAKLKAKAKEMQRAELEELRQREANLTALQAIGRPKKKPRLDNENGSGSTQVNAGASGSGISSGRNQMPFRPRLKRANLRDLLCLLEQEKDKCKSTMLYQAYLK from the exons ATGGCGTCAGCTAAGTTTCTCGAGGAAGCTCTTAGATCAGACGTCGACGAGTCGGCAGTGAATGCAATAGTGGGTTCATTAGAAGATCAACTAGTTACATCGTCGCCAGTAGTTTCAAGCCATCAAACAATTTCTAGTGTAATTAATCAAAATCATTTGAACAGTGCAATATCAAACGGCGGCAATACTCAGAAACATGGGGTTGCTAACGGTGAATCGGTgattgattcaaataaaataaactcatCAAGTCATATACAAACTACAATAACGTCAAATGCAGTCAGTACAGTGGTTGCTTCGATGTCAGGGGGTGCTCAGAGCATCCccaatagttttattaatcaattgtCTACAAATGTATCATCAGCCCAACTAAGTAACATGTCCAAAACAAATGAAGGTATCAAATTAGTATATCCACCAGGAACACAAACAATAAACAATCGTGTGACATTTCCTTCACAGACATTACCAAATGGAACAATAGGTTTAAGTCCGTTATCTCAACAAACAGTGCATCCGATACAGACATCTACTACGAATGTACATAAACAACCCGCGATTGTGATAAAAACTAGTGCTACCCCAGGTACACCTGGTCTTGTGACTGTACCTATGAGTGTTACAACGTCTATTGTGAATAGTGTAGGAACGTCTATGCCAGTGACAAGTATGCCCGGAGTGATGACTATTGCAAAACCTTTAAATAATGTTGTTACTGCAGGAGGTCAACAAACCATGGTAGCTACACCCGGACAACAAACTGCTATTATTCCAAATGTACAAATTGTTAATGTACGACCTGGAACACCAAATCAAGGACAAAAAAATATGCCACCAAGAGTGGTTCTTGGTAGCCCCCATGTTATTGGAGCCAGACAAGGACCG atAACAATTCAAAGTTTACAACAATTACAACCCGGACAACAGGGTCATCTCTTGCTAAAGACTGAAAATGGTCAATACCAATTGTTACGAGTTGGTCCAGCACCGCCAACACCAAGTGGTGCACTTCCAGCCGGCGCAACGCAAGCTGCTGCATCCGGTACACAACAAACAACATATCGTCTACAAACGGTACCTGCAGTAAGTAGGCTGAACACGCAATTTACGGGACCTCCATTGACTATTCGAAAGACTATCGTCCAACAg gcACCGACAACAGTAACCACAACACCAACAGCGACACCAATTAGTACCCATCAACAACAACCTATTGTACCTACATCGACAACATTAGTAAATTCAAATCAAACAATATCAACTGGTGCGCCAATTGTTACGCAAACCACTCCAAAACAGTCTTTAGATAATACCAAAGAAAAATGTCGCAAATTTTTAGCTAATTTGCTTGAATTGTCTAGTCGTGAACCCAAgaatgttgaaaaaaatgttcgaaCATTAATTCAAGAGCTCATCGATATGAAAGTTGAGCCAGAAGAGTTTTGTGACCGACTAGAACGACTATTAAATGCATCTCCTCAACCATgtttaattggttttttaaag aaaagttTACCTCTTTTAAGACAGTCACTAGTGTTAAAAGAAATGGTAATCGATGGTATAAAGCCACCCCCTAGTCATATTGTGTTCTCTTTGGCAAATTCAACGCCTTCAATCACCAGTACGGTACAGGTACAAACGGCAAGTGGGATACGACCTGCTTTACCTACACAAGTTAGATTAATGGCACCTGGCGGAGCGACAACGGTAGTACGACCTGGTGTTCAACCACGACTGGCTACCCCTACAATCAGAGGACAAAGTCCGCAACCTCGAATGATAACAACTACAACATTGAGACAACAAACACCTTTTACTACGAATAATGTCATTGTTCCAGCATCACAACCACCAGCATTACATCCTGTGTCag gTGCACCACCATTATTTCCAACAAGTGGGGCACAAGTACGAGTTGCCTGTGTAAGACCCCAAATGCAGCAAGTGAGACAACAAACACCAAATCAACAAATACGATCACCTGCACCAGTACGAACTGCCACACCAAAAACAACACCTGCAAAACCTTCAGTGCCTTCAACATCAACAAAAGTTGCAACAAAGGAGAAAGAGAAAAAATCATCATCGTTTGCATCATCGGTGAATTATGCGCCTGATGATGATATTAATGATGTGGCCGCCATGGGTGGTGTTAATTTGGCTGAAGAAACACAGCGAATATTGGGCTCAACAGAATTTGTAGGTACACAAATACGATCTTGTAAGgatgaattatttttacatgttgGACCGTTGCAACAACGATTGCGACAAATCACACAATCACATGGTTTAGAAGATGCGTCTGGTGATATTGCAGCAATTGTATCACATGCAACgcaagaattattaaaaaatatggtcgaAAAGTTAGCATTAGTTGCAGAACATAGAATAGAAATTATGAAGAGTGATTCTAGATATgag GTAACACATGACGTGAGAgcacagttaaaatttttagaagaatTAGATCGGGCGGAGAGAAAACGACATGACGAACAGGAACGTGAACTATTAATAAGAGCAGCAAAAAGTCGTTCTAAAAATGAAGATCCTGAGCAAGCCAAATTAAAAGCAAAAGCAAAAGAAATGCAACGTGCTGAGTTAGAAGAACTTCGACAGAGGGAGGCGAATCTTACTGCTTTACAAGCTATTGGTCGTCCCAAGAAAAAACCTCGACTTGACAATGAAAATGGTAGTGGGTCCACTCAG gtTAACGCTGGCGCTAGTGGTAGTGGAATATCAAGTGGAAGAAATCAAATGCCATTCCGACCGCGATTAAAACGCGCAAACCTTAGAGATTTATTATGTTTACTCGAACAAGAGAAAGACAAATGTAAAAGTACGATGTTATATCAAGCGTATCTTAAGTGA